Proteins from a single region of Candidatus Saccharibacteria bacterium:
- a CDS encoding DUF1801 domain-containing protein: protein MKEIDDIIAAQETWKKTALTQLRAIIRQAEPSLVEEIKWKTRSRPAGLPVWSHSGIVCMAEIWKDNIKLIFPKGVHLSDPKKLFNSRLQSQTDRALELREGDSINEAALTALVREATNFNASKA from the coding sequence TGAAAGAAATAGACGATATCATTGCCGCCCAAGAAACCTGGAAAAAGACGGCACTAACACAACTCCGAGCCATAATTCGGCAGGCGGAACCCTCCTTAGTTGAAGAAATAAAATGGAAAACTCGGTCGAGGCCAGCGGGACTTCCCGTTTGGTCACATAGCGGAATTGTTTGTATGGCCGAAATCTGGAAAGATAACATAAAACTCATCTTTCCAAAGGGCGTTCATTTGAGTGACCCAAAAAAACTTTTTAATTCGCGGCTGCAAAGCCAAACCGACCGCGCGCTTGAACTACGCGAAGGCGATAGTATCAACGAGGCCGCGCTAACAGCACTCGTGCGCGAAGCGACGAACTTCAACGCTTCAAAAGCATAG